One segment of Phycisphaerales bacterium DNA contains the following:
- a CDS encoding RluA family pseudouridine synthase: MLCIHHIGPGYAVLEKVSGLLSVPGRGPEKIDSIQYRVKQAFPKSTGPISPHRLDQDTSGLIIAALNPLAHRHFATQFQDRKVEKTYLARVEGVIAEEGGEIDLPLIVDWPKRPRQKVCYEEGRPAQTRYRVLQRNENNTLVEFQPITGRSHQLRVHAATPRELGGLGCPILGDSLYGNSKLAPRLLLHASHLAFSEPKTNSWLQFNSPSPF; this comes from the coding sequence TTGTTATGTATTCATCACATTGGGCCTGGATATGCTGTTCTCGAGAAGGTGTCTGGCCTTCTGTCTGTACCTGGACGCGGCCCAGAAAAGATCGACTCGATTCAGTACCGAGTGAAGCAGGCTTTTCCAAAGTCCACCGGCCCTATTTCACCACATCGTCTCGATCAAGACACCAGCGGACTCATCATTGCGGCATTGAATCCGCTGGCTCATCGGCACTTCGCGACGCAGTTCCAAGATCGGAAAGTTGAAAAAACCTATCTTGCTCGTGTCGAGGGAGTGATCGCTGAGGAAGGTGGGGAGATTGATTTACCATTGATTGTGGACTGGCCCAAACGCCCACGCCAAAAGGTTTGCTATGAAGAAGGTCGTCCAGCCCAAACCCGCTATCGCGTGCTTCAGCGTAATGAGAATAATACGCTCGTTGAGTTCCAACCCATTACGGGGCGTTCTCACCAACTACGCGTCCATGCTGCAACGCCTCGAGAATTAGGTGGCCTCGGTTGCCCCATTCTGGGGGACTCCCTGTACGGCAATTCAAAGCTTGCGCCGCGACTACTGCTCCATGCGAGCCACTTGGCTTTTTCAGAACCCAAAACCAATTCCTGGCTGCAATTCAATAGCCCTTCCCCCTTCTAG
- a CDS encoding HAD-IA family hydrolase: MAHSPLICFDLGGVLVRLSASIEEAIAYAGLPARDIAITNEFHTAHAQLINEHQTGQLSSIEYYDRLSLLLEGAYRPSEIELAHAAWLRGPYQGTTELIQEIKEAGYETCCLSNTNDAHWNLLINYPNVSLLDRCEASHLLGLAKPQPSIYETMQRKLGRRANDILFFDDDRNNIVAAHVAGWEAVQIDPKKPTCEQIRRGLKQHGVLLNPN, from the coding sequence ATGGCTCACTCACCTCTTATCTGTTTTGATCTCGGCGGTGTGCTCGTAAGACTGAGTGCATCTATTGAAGAAGCGATTGCCTATGCAGGCCTGCCAGCGCGTGACATTGCGATCACCAACGAGTTCCATACGGCACACGCACAACTTATCAATGAACACCAAACAGGCCAACTCTCCTCAATAGAGTATTACGATCGTTTGAGCCTTCTCCTTGAGGGAGCATACCGCCCATCGGAAATTGAGCTAGCACATGCCGCTTGGCTTCGAGGCCCCTATCAAGGCACCACTGAGCTGATACAAGAAATAAAGGAGGCAGGCTATGAGACGTGCTGCTTATCAAATACGAATGACGCGCATTGGAACTTACTTATCAACTATCCCAACGTCTCTTTACTTGATCGATGTGAAGCATCGCATCTCTTAGGTCTGGCGAAGCCTCAACCTTCTATCTACGAAACAATGCAACGAAAACTAGGTCGACGTGCCAATGACATCCTTTTTTTCGATGATGATCGCAACAATATTGTTGCTGCTCATGTTGCTGGCTGGGAGGCCGTACAAATTGATCCCAAAAAGCCAACCTGTGAACAAATTCGCCGAGGCCTAAAACAGCATGGCGTTTTACTCAATCCAAACTAA
- a CDS encoding M64 family metallopeptidase, whose translation MLMTLLKHRSAVVSTCGVIGLLVFVPLATADDPPTTERVYYDGLDEEGNLVGGFVEMAMQPMTEHRRHGFRSMFGGPVVTTVIDNGDPLNRIDAVFVGDGYQASDLSAYNSHCQAGIDLFFSTEPLASYAGLFNVHRVDVISNESGVDNDPTEGIDRDTALDMRFWCGGTERLLCVNTTLAWNFANYAPDADQILAVANSTKYGGAGYSSSEIGTYAGGNGAAAQVALHELGHSLGNLADEYSYGGSETYSGGEPSARNVSIYDASEMQANTTKWHQWLNYNEGGWDGPVGTFEGASYSEFGIFRPSNNSLMRSLNRPFNLPSGEGLIIELYKIVDPIDDATPLSPPLVGDELIFVDPVDPGGSTLDIQWSIDGVEIAGATGETFDLADFDLATGDHSISVKVVDNTPWVRDEAARASYLSQTRTWEIDRPEEPCVGDINGDLTVDLADFSVFLLNYGLESGGPSDLNNDLVVDLADFSLLLVNYGRVCSE comes from the coding sequence ATGCTGATGACCTTACTAAAACACAGGAGCGCTGTTGTTTCAACATGCGGCGTTATTGGGCTATTGGTCTTCGTTCCCTTGGCAACTGCAGATGATCCGCCAACGACTGAGCGCGTCTACTACGACGGTCTTGATGAAGAGGGCAACCTTGTTGGGGGCTTTGTGGAAATGGCAATGCAGCCAATGACAGAGCATCGTAGGCATGGATTCCGATCAATGTTTGGTGGGCCAGTTGTCACGACTGTGATTGACAATGGGGATCCTCTCAATCGTATTGATGCTGTATTTGTCGGCGATGGCTACCAGGCATCAGATTTATCCGCTTATAACAGCCACTGTCAGGCTGGTATTGATCTCTTCTTCTCAACAGAGCCTCTTGCTTCTTATGCCGGGCTATTCAACGTGCATCGAGTTGATGTGATCTCAAATGAATCAGGTGTTGATAATGATCCTACAGAGGGTATCGATCGTGATACCGCGCTCGATATGAGATTCTGGTGTGGAGGAACCGAGCGACTCTTATGTGTCAATACAACATTAGCTTGGAACTTCGCAAACTATGCGCCCGATGCAGATCAGATTTTAGCGGTAGCGAACTCTACGAAGTATGGAGGCGCCGGCTATTCTTCATCTGAGATAGGCACCTATGCTGGTGGTAATGGTGCAGCTGCTCAAGTAGCGCTGCACGAATTGGGTCATAGCCTTGGTAATCTCGCAGACGAATATAGTTACGGTGGCAGCGAAACGTATAGTGGTGGGGAACCTTCTGCTCGCAACGTCTCGATCTATGATGCGAGTGAAATGCAAGCGAACACGACAAAGTGGCACCAGTGGCTCAATTACAATGAGGGTGGTTGGGATGGTCCAGTTGGCACATTTGAGGGTGCGAGCTACTCAGAATTTGGCATTTTTCGTCCCAGTAATAATTCATTGATGAGAAGTCTGAATCGTCCCTTTAATCTCCCTTCAGGAGAAGGGCTGATCATCGAGCTCTACAAAATTGTCGATCCGATTGATGATGCCACGCCACTCTCACCTCCACTGGTTGGTGATGAGCTGATCTTTGTAGATCCAGTAGATCCGGGTGGGAGCACACTTGATATCCAATGGTCCATTGATGGTGTAGAAATCGCAGGGGCTACCGGGGAGACATTTGACCTTGCGGACTTTGATCTTGCAACTGGGGATCATTCCATTTCTGTCAAAGTTGTGGACAACACACCATGGGTTCGCGATGAGGCCGCCCGAGCTTCCTACCTGAGTCAGACACGTACCTGGGAGATTGATAGGCCAGAAGAACCCTGTGTTGGTGATATCAATGGAGATCTCACTGTAGACCTGGCAGACTTTAGTGTTTTTCTTTTGAATTACGGACTTGAGAGTGGGGGGCCGTCAGATCTCAACAATGATCTGGTTGTTGATCTGGCAGATTTCTCTTTATTGCTAGTCAACTATGGCAGAGTCTGTTCCGAATAG